A single window of Papio anubis isolate 15944 chromosome 8, Panubis1.0, whole genome shotgun sequence DNA harbors:
- the SDR16C5 gene encoding epidermal retinol dehydrogenase 2 isoform X1, whose translation MSFNLQSSKKLFIFLGKSLFTLLEAMIFALLPKQQKNVAGEIVLITGSGSGLGRLLALQFARRGSVLVLWDVNKEGNEETCKMAQEAGVTRVHAYTCDCSQKEEVYRVADQVYIKLSENQSSDMRMVKKEVGDVSILINNAGIVTGKNFLDCPDELMEKSFDVNFKAHLWTYKAFLPAMIANDHGHLVCISSSAGLVGVNGLADYCASKFAAFGLAESVFVETFVQNQKGIKTTIVCPFFIKTGMFEGCTTACPSLLPILEPEYAAEKIVEAILQEKMYFYMPKFLYFMMFLKSFLPLKTVLLIGDYLDIFHAMDGFLERKKKL comes from the exons ATGTCTTTCAACCTGCAATCATCAAAGAAACTGTTCATTTTCTTAGGAAAATCACTGTTTACTCTTCTGGAGGCTATGATTTTTGCCTTACTCCCAAAGCAACAGAAGAACGTTGCTGGTGAAATAGTCCTCATCACAGGTTCTGGAAGTGGACTCGGAAGGCTCTTAGCTTTGCAGTTTGCCCGACGGGGATCTGTGCTTGTTCTCTGGGATGTCAATAAGGAGGGGAATGAGGAAACATGTAAGATGGCTCAGGAAGCTGGGGTCACAAGAGTGCACGCCTATACTTGCGATTGCAGCCAAAAGGAAGAAGTGTATAGAGTAGCCGATCAG GTATACATAAAGCTTTCAGAAAACCAAAGCTCTGACATGAGGATG GTTAAAAAAGAAGTCGGCGATGTTTCCATCCTAATCAACAATGCCGGAATCGTAACAGGCAAAAATTTCCTTGACTGTCCAGATGAGCTTATGGAAAAGTCATTTGATGTGAATTTCAAAGCACATTTATGG aCTTATAAAGCCTTTCTACCTGCTATGATTGCTAATGACCATGGACATTTGGTTTGCATTTCAAGTTCAGCTGGATTAGTTGGAGTAAATGGGCTGGCAG ATTATTGTGCAAGTAAATTTGCAGCCTTTGGGCTTGCTGAATCTGTATTTGTAGAAACATTTGTCCAAAATCAAAAGGGGATAAAAACCACAATTGTGTGCCCCTTTTTTATAAAAACCGGAATGTTTGAAGGTTGTACTACAGC CTGTCCTTCTCTGTTGCCAATTCTGGAACCAGAATATGCCGCGGAAAAAATAGTAGAAGCTATTCTACAAGAAAAAATGTACTTCTATATGCCAAAGTTTTTATACTTCATGATGTTTCTTAAAAG CTTTTTGCCCCTCAAGACAGTACTGCTTATAGGTGACTATCTTGACATATTTCATGCAATGGATGGCTTTCTTGAACGAAAGAAGAAGCTCTAA
- the SDR16C5 gene encoding epidermal retinol dehydrogenase 2 isoform X2, whose translation MSFNLQSSKKLFIFLGKSLFTLLEAMIFALLPKQQKNVAGEIVLITGSGSGLGRLLALQFARRGSVLVLWDVNKEGNEETCKMAQEAGVTRVHAYTCDCSQKEEVYRVADQVKKEVGDVSILINNAGIVTGKNFLDCPDELMEKSFDVNFKAHLWTYKAFLPAMIANDHGHLVCISSSAGLVGVNGLADYCASKFAAFGLAESVFVETFVQNQKGIKTTIVCPFFIKTGMFEGCTTACPSLLPILEPEYAAEKIVEAILQEKMYFYMPKFLYFMMFLKSFLPLKTVLLIGDYLDIFHAMDGFLERKKKL comes from the exons ATGTCTTTCAACCTGCAATCATCAAAGAAACTGTTCATTTTCTTAGGAAAATCACTGTTTACTCTTCTGGAGGCTATGATTTTTGCCTTACTCCCAAAGCAACAGAAGAACGTTGCTGGTGAAATAGTCCTCATCACAGGTTCTGGAAGTGGACTCGGAAGGCTCTTAGCTTTGCAGTTTGCCCGACGGGGATCTGTGCTTGTTCTCTGGGATGTCAATAAGGAGGGGAATGAGGAAACATGTAAGATGGCTCAGGAAGCTGGGGTCACAAGAGTGCACGCCTATACTTGCGATTGCAGCCAAAAGGAAGAAGTGTATAGAGTAGCCGATCAG GTTAAAAAAGAAGTCGGCGATGTTTCCATCCTAATCAACAATGCCGGAATCGTAACAGGCAAAAATTTCCTTGACTGTCCAGATGAGCTTATGGAAAAGTCATTTGATGTGAATTTCAAAGCACATTTATGG aCTTATAAAGCCTTTCTACCTGCTATGATTGCTAATGACCATGGACATTTGGTTTGCATTTCAAGTTCAGCTGGATTAGTTGGAGTAAATGGGCTGGCAG ATTATTGTGCAAGTAAATTTGCAGCCTTTGGGCTTGCTGAATCTGTATTTGTAGAAACATTTGTCCAAAATCAAAAGGGGATAAAAACCACAATTGTGTGCCCCTTTTTTATAAAAACCGGAATGTTTGAAGGTTGTACTACAGC CTGTCCTTCTCTGTTGCCAATTCTGGAACCAGAATATGCCGCGGAAAAAATAGTAGAAGCTATTCTACAAGAAAAAATGTACTTCTATATGCCAAAGTTTTTATACTTCATGATGTTTCTTAAAAG CTTTTTGCCCCTCAAGACAGTACTGCTTATAGGTGACTATCTTGACATATTTCATGCAATGGATGGCTTTCTTGAACGAAAGAAGAAGCTCTAA